The following coding sequences lie in one Leptospira selangorensis genomic window:
- a CDS encoding SDR family NAD(P)-dependent oxidoreductase codes for MSKGPHKKKVIITGASSGIGRELALLYGKEGHDLAITSRRKNVLEDIAKEIRSFNKGGKVILASLDVSESADNFKVLPKLAKELGGLDLFIANAGISTNSSFGQKSFEADKKVIDTNLIGLMAGISALQPIFREQKSGQIVGISSVASFRGLPGSASYSTSKAAVSTYLEALRGEVRKFGVKVTVIHPGFIDTPINQKLETRPFLVSAEKGAKKIYNRIESGVRSATVPWFPWAMIGVLMRSLPESLWEKIGPR; via the coding sequence ATGTCCAAAGGTCCTCATAAGAAAAAAGTTATTATCACTGGAGCTAGCTCGGGTATCGGCAGAGAGCTCGCTTTATTATATGGAAAAGAAGGTCATGATCTGGCTATCACTTCCAGAAGGAAAAATGTTTTAGAGGATATTGCAAAAGAGATCCGCTCCTTTAATAAAGGTGGTAAGGTGATCCTAGCCTCCTTGGATGTTTCCGAATCGGCGGACAATTTTAAAGTTCTTCCTAAACTTGCTAAGGAACTTGGTGGGTTGGATCTGTTCATTGCGAACGCGGGAATTTCTACCAACTCTTCTTTCGGTCAAAAAAGTTTTGAAGCTGATAAGAAGGTGATCGATACAAATTTGATCGGGCTTATGGCCGGCATCTCTGCTTTACAACCCATCTTCAGAGAACAGAAAAGCGGTCAGATCGTAGGAATTTCTTCGGTCGCTTCTTTCAGAGGTCTTCCCGGTTCGGCAAGTTATTCTACTTCTAAGGCAGCAGTTTCCACTTATCTAGAAGCTTTGAGGGGAGAAGTTCGAAAATTCGGCGTGAAGGTTACCGTAATTCATCCGGGATTTATAGATACCCCAATCAATCAAAAGTTGGAAACCCGTCCTTTTCTTGTTTCCGCAGAAAAAGGCGCTAAAAAAATTTACAATAGGATAGAGTCAGGAGTTCGATCCGCTACTGTACCTTGGTTTCCTTGGGCAATGATCGGAGTTCTGATGAGATCTCTTCCCGAGTCTTTATGGGAGAAGATCGGGCCTAGATAA